In Strigops habroptila isolate Jane chromosome 4, bStrHab1.2.pri, whole genome shotgun sequence, a single genomic region encodes these proteins:
- the FAM71D gene encoding protein FAM71D, with the protein MNSKFDFKTISSSQASIMGDLQKLLSQGEYAPFISAPILESKFVQVNQRGEPISVHNRPSCVTIGICAANPTSLMPEAMLVACEVSMFPQESMKNFWKLSEMPSPMEQLALTRLFPLKFVELSVHSTVNHHLMLKLVNGRSYYLELCAPPDQQQYLFHLWLQLISLLKHPEDISNTEVDVKCKDFDTCPKKVPSSNDPSEKRDDPQDVPNPTAEEEVVIKQISNQVSLSDTVDHTEESGIKGEIFYNNLKPARQEITMQSKNMNLSRDIKKSKSSEKRKTRTSTTKKKREKKTQTPAGWWAACSSPS; encoded by the exons ATGAATAGCAAGTTTGATTTTAAGACCATCAGTTCAAGTCAGGCATCCATTATGGGTGACCTTCAGAAACTTCTTAGCCAAGGAGAATATGCTCCTTTTATCTCTGCTCCCATCTTAGAAAGCAAGTTTGTCCAG gTTAATCAAAGAGGGGAACCAATTTCTGTCCATAACCGACCCAGCTGCGTGACCATCGGCATCTGTGCTGCCAATCCCACTTCATTAATGCCTGAGGCAATGCTGGTAGCATGTGAGGTGTCCATGTTCCCACAGGAAAGTATGAAAAACTTCTGGAAACTCTCAGAGATGCCATCCCCCATGGAACAGCTAGCACTTACCAG GCTCTTCCCCTTGAAGTTTGTGGAACTCTCTGTCCACAGCACAGTTAATCATCACCTCATGTTGAAATTAGTAAATGGCCGTTCCTATTATCTAGAGCTCTGTGCCCCACCGGACCAGCAACAATACCTATTCCACCTGTGGCTGCAGCTCATCTCTCTCCTGAAACACCCTGAAGATATCAGCAATACTGAAGTAGATGTAAAATGCAAGGATTTTGACACGTGTCCCAAGAAAGTTCCCAGCTCAAACGACCCATCAGAAAAG AGGGATGACCCACAAGATGTGCCGAAccccacagcagaggaagaagttgttATTAAACAAATCTCCAACCAAGTTTCCCTCTCAGATACAGTGGATCACACAGAAGAGAGTGgaataaaaggagaaatctTCTACAACAACCTGAAACCAGCAAGGCAGGAAATCACCATGCAGTCAAAGAATATGAATCTTTCTCGGGATATAAAGAAGAGCAAAAGctcagaaaagaggaaaactag GACAAgcacaacaaagaaaaaaagggaaaagaaaacacagactCCAG CTGGCTGGTGGGCTGCATGCAGTTCACCGTCCTAA